A genomic stretch from Chitinophaga agri includes:
- a CDS encoding enoyl-CoA hydratase-related protein translates to MFTSLLLNIQEGIATITLNRPTVYNAFNDPLSYELQDALKQVEKDTAVRVVILTGAGKAFCSGQDLKAAMEAGKRDLSESLHKRYNPIIRAIRNMPKPVICQLNGIAAGAGCSLALACDMIIASETAAMVEIFINIALVLDSGSSYFLPRTVGYHKAFELATKASKLSALEAQQLGFVNKVVKPEELEAAVLAEATFYANAPTKAIALLKKMLTKGMTEDLDTVLDYEAYCQEIAGNTADNAEGIQAFLEKRKPVFKGA, encoded by the coding sequence ATGTTCACCTCTCTCTTGCTCAACATCCAGGAGGGCATTGCTACAATTACCCTCAATCGCCCGACTGTCTACAATGCATTTAATGATCCACTGAGTTATGAATTACAGGATGCCCTCAAACAGGTGGAAAAAGATACGGCTGTCAGAGTCGTTATCCTGACTGGCGCAGGCAAAGCCTTTTGCAGCGGACAGGACCTTAAAGCGGCTATGGAAGCCGGAAAGCGTGATCTGAGCGAGTCACTGCACAAGCGCTATAATCCTATTATAAGAGCTATAAGGAATATGCCTAAGCCAGTCATTTGTCAGTTAAATGGTATTGCGGCAGGGGCAGGTTGTTCGCTTGCCCTGGCCTGTGATATGATCATTGCCAGCGAAACGGCCGCTATGGTGGAAATATTCATTAATATAGCCCTGGTACTGGATTCAGGTTCATCTTACTTCCTGCCACGTACTGTTGGGTATCATAAAGCCTTTGAACTGGCTACCAAAGCATCCAAGCTTTCCGCACTGGAAGCACAGCAACTGGGGTTTGTGAATAAGGTGGTGAAACCAGAAGAACTGGAAGCCGCTGTACTAGCCGAAGCCACTTTCTATGCAAACGCACCTACGAAGGCGATTGCCCTGCTCAAGAAAATGCTTACGAAAGGAATGACAGAAGATCTGGATACGGTACTGGATTATGAGGCCTATTGCCAGGAAATTGCTGGCAATACTGCTGATAATGCCGAAGGTATTCAGGCCTTTCTGGAGAAACGTAAACCAGTATTTAAAGGAGCATGA
- a CDS encoding PH domain-containing protein, with translation MTTYDIEMDLRPNLTANERFVWVGKPKTGIMLRSSDAFLIPFSIFWAGFAIFWEATAVGTGAPFFFKLSGLPFVCVGLYITIGRFFIDAKKRGNTLYGITNDRIIIKSGIFSQEVKSLNIRSISDISFNQKKDNSGTIMLGPTDARLNMMQGIDWPGVKQQNSLEFIDDVKTVYDKIIALQRP, from the coding sequence ATGACAACCTATGACATTGAGATGGACCTGAGGCCCAATCTTACCGCCAATGAAAGATTTGTATGGGTGGGAAAGCCCAAAACAGGAATCATGCTGCGATCATCAGATGCTTTTTTAATTCCCTTCAGCATATTCTGGGCTGGATTCGCCATATTCTGGGAAGCAACGGCTGTTGGTACCGGCGCTCCCTTTTTCTTTAAATTATCGGGACTTCCTTTCGTTTGCGTTGGTCTTTATATTACTATCGGACGTTTCTTCATAGATGCGAAGAAAAGAGGAAACACACTTTATGGTATTACCAACGACAGGATAATCATTAAATCCGGGATATTCAGCCAGGAGGTTAAATCGCTTAACATCCGGTCTATCTCGGACATCAGCTTTAACCAGAAGAAAGATAATAGCGGAACGATCATGTTGGGGCCAACAGATGCAAGACTCAATATGATGCAGGGTATTGATTGGCCTGGCGTTAAACAACAGAATAGCCTGGAGTTTATTGATGATGTGAAAACTGTGTATGACAAGATCATTGCGTTGCAAAGACCTTAA
- a CDS encoding RICIN domain-containing protein: MSVDSKFYYRLSTMFRGPDMDLDIFNGGPQNNMPHLAPKADYSGQYWFIEPSEQQGYFRLSTLFRGQDMCLDVYNGGQFNNMLHLAPRADYSGQYWQLTPHPDNPQYLILTTLFRGPELQLDIFNGGEYNDQPHLAPAGNFSGQYWLLTKTDKQVSQVSAEKTVTA; the protein is encoded by the coding sequence ATGTCTGTAGATTCAAAATTCTACTATCGTCTCAGCACGATGTTCAGAGGGCCTGATATGGACCTTGATATCTTCAATGGCGGCCCGCAAAACAACATGCCGCATTTAGCTCCAAAAGCTGATTATTCCGGCCAATACTGGTTTATTGAGCCATCTGAGCAACAAGGTTACTTCAGGCTCAGTACCCTGTTCAGGGGGCAGGACATGTGCCTGGACGTTTATAATGGCGGACAGTTCAATAATATGTTACATCTCGCGCCCAGAGCCGATTATTCTGGTCAATACTGGCAACTCACACCCCATCCGGACAACCCCCAGTATTTAATTCTGACCACCTTATTCCGCGGGCCGGAATTGCAACTGGACATCTTTAATGGCGGTGAATATAATGATCAACCACATCTTGCCCCAGCAGGTAATTTTAGCGGACAATACTGGCTATTGACCAAAACCGATAAACAAGTTTCACAAGTGAGCGCCGAAAAAACGGTAACTGCATGA
- the hflX gene encoding GTPase HflX, with amino-acid sequence MIEKKQVVQQEERAVIVGLITKEQTERQVQEYLDELVFLAETAGATTVKRFTQKMARPDRATFVGKGKLEEIRDFIAGRNITLVIFDDELTGSQIANIEKVLNVKVIDRSDLILDIFARRARTAQAKVQVELAQYQYILPRLKGMWSHLERQGGGIGSRGPGETEIETDRRIIKDKIALLRKKLAEIDKQSLTQRKERGEYIRVALVGYTNVGKSTIMNLMSKSDVFAENKLFATLDTTTRKVVFDQTAFLLSDTVGFIRKLPHHLVESFKSTLDEVRESDILLHVVDISHPQYEDQVEVVNRTLQELKAFDKPSIMIFNKMDLYEEQTFDKWLTEDVKQDILNQLKENWQTRTHGNCVFISAAARTNIDELRQTILSKVVELYRIRYPYKSEYFY; translated from the coding sequence TTGATTGAAAAGAAACAAGTAGTACAACAGGAAGAGCGTGCTGTCATTGTGGGATTGATCACTAAGGAACAAACGGAACGCCAGGTACAGGAGTATCTGGATGAACTGGTATTCCTTGCTGAGACGGCCGGCGCGACGACTGTTAAACGATTCACCCAAAAAATGGCCCGTCCTGACAGAGCTACCTTTGTAGGCAAGGGTAAGCTGGAAGAGATCCGGGACTTTATTGCAGGCAGAAATATCACCCTGGTTATATTCGATGATGAGCTGACTGGTTCCCAGATCGCCAATATTGAAAAGGTATTGAATGTAAAGGTGATTGACCGTAGTGACCTGATCCTTGACATTTTCGCCCGTCGTGCCCGTACGGCCCAGGCGAAGGTGCAGGTAGAACTTGCTCAATATCAATATATCCTGCCCCGTCTGAAAGGGATGTGGAGTCACCTGGAAAGACAGGGAGGTGGTATTGGTAGCCGTGGTCCGGGTGAAACGGAAATCGAAACAGACCGTCGTATTATCAAGGACAAGATCGCCCTCCTCAGAAAAAAACTGGCAGAGATTGATAAACAGTCACTTACTCAGCGTAAGGAACGTGGTGAATACATTCGCGTAGCCCTGGTAGGTTATACGAACGTGGGTAAGAGCACCATTATGAACCTGATGAGTAAAAGTGACGTGTTTGCTGAGAACAAACTGTTTGCAACGCTGGACACCACGACCCGTAAGGTAGTATTTGACCAGACCGCTTTTTTATTGAGCGACACCGTAGGGTTTATCCGTAAGTTGCCTCACCATCTGGTAGAAAGCTTTAAATCGACCCTCGATGAAGTAAGAGAAAGTGACATCCTGCTCCATGTTGTGGATATCTCCCATCCGCAATATGAAGACCAGGTAGAAGTGGTGAACCGTACGCTCCAGGAGCTGAAGGCATTTGATAAGCCAAGTATCATGATCTTCAATAAAATGGATCTGTATGAAGAGCAGACCTTCGATAAGTGGCTGACGGAAGATGTGAAACAGGATATTCTGAATCAACTGAAGGAGAACTGGCAGACCAGAACCCATGGTAACTGCGTGTTCATATCCGCTGCGGCCCGTACGAATATTGATGAGCTGAGACAGACTATCCTGAGTAAGGTAGTAGAACTGTATCGTATCCGTTATCCTTACAAGAGCGAATATTTTTATTAA
- a CDS encoding energy transducer TonB, whose translation MSIGKYPFLLFFFCCALRLHLKAQHSETLFDSRLKMFVYDFVEKPPTFPGGEEALAKYLSKTLRYPKGDDYYQGTIQLSFVIDTAGNVIDKCILDKAESAYSPLDKEGIRVLDIMPKWIPGKHNGRKVAVRYHVPLRVCLQE comes from the coding sequence ATGTCCATCGGAAAATATCCCTTTTTACTGTTTTTCTTCTGTTGCGCGCTGCGTCTTCATCTAAAAGCACAGCATAGTGAGACGCTTTTTGATTCCCGGCTGAAGATGTTTGTATATGATTTCGTAGAGAAACCGCCAACCTTTCCAGGTGGAGAAGAGGCCCTTGCTAAATACTTGAGTAAAACGCTCAGATATCCCAAAGGAGACGACTACTATCAGGGGACAATACAGCTCTCATTCGTAATAGATACTGCAGGAAATGTAATAGATAAGTGTATCCTGGATAAGGCCGAATCAGCTTATTCACCGTTAGATAAGGAAGGTATTAGAGTGCTGGACATTATGCCTAAATGGATACCTGGGAAACATAATGGTAGGAAGGTGGCTGTGAGATATCACGTCCCTTTGAGAGTCTGTTTACAGGAGTGA
- a CDS encoding helix-turn-helix domain-containing protein, protein MPLGNNLLFFFSALGAFNAFLIGIYFLFFTAKKTLSNALLGALLVVLSIRTGKSVAYFFDYHIPRIILQIGLTACLFIGPFLYFFVKTEMQQIRKLPVSWSIQLGIWAAIILVTGLTYPYAQFPGLWTSYIIPVIYLQWGVYIGLTLILMKSLLKKIREKEKLKPFEKWILAITMTIFLIFAAYVWAISRLTRGSYITGPLYFSVITYLAIFILLYRKKASDLTTFASQKYGDKKLDEDEARQIVARLQKVMTEKELFRNAGLKIGDLASEIDIPSHQLSRILNDSLQKNFTLYVNEYRVNAACKMLSYQTNFTIEAVGEEVGFNSKSTFFATFKKIKGLTPNAYMRESTPDS, encoded by the coding sequence ATGCCCCTTGGAAACAATTTACTCTTTTTCTTTAGCGCCCTTGGCGCATTTAATGCCTTCCTTATAGGCATCTATTTTCTTTTTTTCACTGCGAAGAAAACACTATCCAATGCTTTACTGGGAGCCCTGTTAGTTGTCCTGAGCATCCGCACTGGAAAATCGGTCGCCTATTTCTTTGACTATCATATTCCAAGGATAATCCTCCAGATCGGGTTAACAGCCTGCCTGTTCATCGGGCCTTTTTTATACTTCTTCGTGAAAACAGAAATGCAGCAGATCAGGAAACTACCTGTATCGTGGAGCATACAACTGGGGATATGGGCAGCCATCATACTGGTAACCGGCTTAACGTATCCCTATGCTCAATTCCCCGGCCTCTGGACGTCATACATAATACCCGTGATCTATCTTCAATGGGGTGTTTACATTGGCCTAACCCTCATTCTGATGAAATCGCTGTTGAAGAAGATCCGTGAGAAGGAAAAGCTGAAGCCTTTCGAAAAGTGGATACTGGCTATTACGATGACCATATTTTTAATATTTGCCGCCTACGTATGGGCTATTTCAAGGCTTACCAGGGGCAGTTATATAACAGGACCGTTGTACTTTTCTGTGATAACCTATCTGGCTATATTTATCTTGTTATACCGGAAAAAAGCAAGTGATCTGACCACCTTTGCCAGTCAGAAATATGGCGACAAAAAGCTGGATGAGGATGAAGCCAGACAGATCGTTGCCCGGTTACAAAAAGTAATGACTGAAAAGGAGCTTTTCCGGAATGCAGGTTTAAAGATCGGTGACCTGGCCAGTGAGATCGATATACCCAGTCATCAGTTGTCCAGGATACTGAATGATAGTCTGCAGAAAAACTTTACGCTCTATGTAAATGAATACCGGGTGAACGCAGCCTGTAAGATGCTGTCATATCAGACAAATTTCACCATAGAGGCAGTTGGAGAGGAGGTAGGATTCAATTCAAAGTCCACATTCTTTGCCACATTCAAAAAAATTAAAGGATTGACTCCCAATGCCTATATGCGGGAAAGTACTCCGGATTCATAA
- a CDS encoding serine hydrolase has protein sequence MKKIALLLSLLFISITTFSQDSPAERQLIEKTLSLYFDGWATGDTVKVRQAMHASCHLKNYRDGKFTDYTRNQYLSLFKPHPRPQNLQTRIVSIDITNNMGSAKIEINTGKDLFTDYFNLMKTDEGWVIADKVSTRTPQVIGDTYVEAGKKVDSMYNSYNSHTPGAAVAIVKDGKVVFQKGYGMADLDHGIPITPQTVFNIASVSKQFTAFAIYLLASESKITLEDDVRKHIPELPDYGTIIKVKHLLAHTSGLRDQAALSSLAGKRSGDVETTEQDLKLIVRQQSLNFPPGTAFGYCNTGYTLLAEIIRRVTGQSIAIYTQEKMFKPLGMASTRFSDNYETVIKNKAESYELINGVYYHHPLNASNTGPSNLLTTVEDLTKWVLNFEHPVVGTPEMIKAFNEASYLNNGQKVILRISGDGDTLFHAKGQNLSNFLGIAMISHGGHAAAFRTFMGRFPGERLAIIALSNDEHNERLNARWQMAGFYIKDKLKPEKLALTAAPQPTVKQVVKYTDNLKDFAGEYHSEELGTDYTLIVCGDVLVMTHLRLRDVTLNRMGEGQFSGAGPETFPFEMTFLRDDKHTVTGFKISNFGVKDLKFVRKK, from the coding sequence ATGAAAAAGATAGCCCTGTTGCTGAGCTTATTATTCATTTCCATTACCACATTTTCCCAGGATAGTCCTGCTGAACGACAATTGATTGAGAAGACACTCTCACTTTACTTCGATGGCTGGGCTACTGGCGACACGGTTAAAGTACGACAGGCGATGCATGCCTCCTGTCACCTGAAAAATTACAGGGATGGGAAATTTACGGATTATACTAGGAATCAATATCTTAGCCTGTTCAAACCCCACCCAAGGCCCCAAAACCTGCAGACCCGCATTGTCAGTATAGATATTACCAATAACATGGGTAGCGCAAAGATTGAGATCAATACAGGGAAAGACCTGTTCACTGACTATTTCAATCTGATGAAAACTGATGAAGGCTGGGTTATCGCGGATAAGGTATCTACCAGAACGCCCCAGGTTATAGGGGACACCTATGTGGAGGCAGGGAAGAAGGTCGATTCCATGTACAACTCTTATAATTCACATACTCCGGGTGCCGCCGTAGCTATTGTGAAGGATGGAAAAGTTGTCTTTCAGAAAGGATATGGGATGGCGGACCTGGATCATGGCATCCCCATCACACCACAAACGGTTTTTAATATTGCATCAGTATCGAAACAATTCACGGCCTTCGCTATTTACCTGCTGGCCAGTGAAAGTAAGATCACACTGGAAGATGACGTCCGCAAACACATACCTGAATTACCGGATTATGGTACAATTATTAAAGTGAAACATTTGCTCGCGCATACAAGTGGTTTGAGAGATCAGGCGGCGCTTTCGTCTTTAGCCGGAAAGCGGTCAGGCGACGTAGAGACAACTGAACAGGACCTGAAATTAATTGTAAGACAGCAAAGCCTAAACTTCCCCCCTGGTACAGCCTTCGGTTATTGCAATACGGGATATACGCTGTTAGCGGAGATCATACGGCGTGTAACCGGCCAATCAATCGCGATATATACCCAGGAAAAGATGTTCAAGCCACTTGGTATGGCCAGCACCCGGTTTAGTGATAACTACGAAACAGTGATAAAAAACAAGGCGGAATCCTACGAATTGATAAATGGGGTTTATTATCACCACCCATTGAATGCCTCTAATACAGGTCCATCCAACCTGCTGACCACTGTGGAAGATCTAACCAAATGGGTATTGAATTTTGAGCATCCGGTAGTAGGAACACCCGAAATGATAAAAGCCTTCAATGAAGCATCTTACCTGAATAATGGACAGAAAGTGATCTTACGGATATCCGGAGATGGGGATACCCTTTTTCATGCTAAAGGACAAAACCTGAGCAATTTTCTGGGGATTGCCATGATCTCTCACGGAGGACATGCGGCTGCGTTCCGCACATTTATGGGACGTTTTCCAGGGGAGCGGCTTGCTATTATTGCGCTCAGTAATGATGAACACAATGAGCGACTGAACGCCCGATGGCAAATGGCTGGTTTTTATATAAAAGATAAATTGAAACCGGAAAAGCTCGCTTTAACAGCAGCGCCCCAGCCAACAGTTAAACAAGTTGTGAAGTACACTGATAATTTAAAAGACTTCGCAGGCGAATATCATAGCGAGGAACTTGGGACGGATTACACGCTTATTGTATGTGGAGATGTACTGGTAATGACACATCTGAGGTTGCGGGATGTCACGCTGAATAGGATGGGAGAGGGTCAATTCTCAGGCGCCGGCCCGGAGACATTTCCTTTTGAGATGACCTTTCTGAGGGATGATAAACATACAGTAACCGGGTTCAAGATCTCGAACTTTGGAGTGAAAGATTTAAAGTTTGTGAGGAAAAAGTAA
- a CDS encoding S9 family peptidase yields the protein MHKSLLLTSLFISTMAVAQQKMTPELLWQLGRVSGEAITADGKTVIYGVSRYNIAENKSDRDLFAIPLAGGAATQITKEPGGEGEVSAISGQKIAYVYKGQRWEMNADGSGATQITNVEGGLQNMRISPDGRHILFSKEVKLKKVSGSDFYPDLPKSNVQIYDNLNYRHWDTWEDGNFQHIFFASYDNGQVGLPVDIMEGELHDSPQMPFGGAEDVIWAPDGKSIIYVTKKKFGKDYAVSTNTGIYEYNLESRTTKNLSEGLAGYNVAPAFSTDGKYLAWLGMAKDGFEADKNDIIVLNRSTGTRSNLTKDWDGTVASVSWSKDNKQLFFLAVVKGTEQLHEITLQKDVAATNARHIRQITEGDFDINGIVGQSGNTLVVSRTDMNHAAELYTLQLPKGTMQPLTTVNKATYDQTSMCKVEKRWIKTTDNKEMLAWVIFPPDFDPAKKYPTLLYCQGGPQSALSQFYSYRWNFQLMASQGYIVVAPNRRGMPGHGVEWNAAISKDWGGQPIRDYLSAIDAVSQEPYVDKSRLGAVGASYGGYSVYMLAGTHNNRFKSFIAHDGLFDLKSWYGTTEELWFANWDIGAYWDAANAKVYKEFNPSEYANKWNTPILIIQGGTDFRVGIEQGLQAFQLAQLKGIKSKLLYFPEENHWVLKAQNALVWQREFFQWLKETL from the coding sequence ATGCATAAATCACTATTATTAACATCACTTTTTATATCAACTATGGCAGTGGCCCAGCAGAAAATGACACCTGAGCTGCTCTGGCAATTAGGCAGAGTAAGCGGGGAAGCGATCACGGCGGATGGAAAGACGGTAATTTACGGCGTATCACGATACAATATCGCTGAAAACAAAAGCGACAGGGACCTGTTTGCCATCCCACTTGCGGGAGGTGCTGCCACCCAGATCACGAAGGAGCCTGGCGGAGAAGGAGAGGTGAGTGCCATCAGCGGACAAAAAATCGCTTACGTCTATAAAGGACAGCGTTGGGAAATGAATGCTGATGGTTCCGGTGCCACACAGATCACCAATGTGGAAGGTGGCTTACAGAATATGCGTATATCACCTGACGGCAGGCATATCCTGTTCTCAAAAGAAGTAAAGCTTAAAAAGGTCAGCGGCAGTGACTTCTATCCAGACCTGCCAAAATCCAATGTACAGATCTATGACAACCTGAACTACCGTCACTGGGATACCTGGGAAGACGGTAACTTCCAGCACATCTTCTTTGCCAGCTATGACAATGGTCAGGTTGGGCTCCCTGTTGATATCATGGAGGGAGAACTGCACGATAGCCCGCAAATGCCCTTTGGTGGTGCAGAAGATGTTATCTGGGCACCTGATGGCAAAAGCATCATCTACGTTACCAAGAAGAAATTTGGTAAAGACTATGCTGTCAGCACCAATACCGGCATCTATGAATACAACCTGGAAAGCCGCACTACCAAAAACCTCTCTGAAGGATTAGCGGGTTACAATGTTGCCCCTGCCTTCAGCACTGATGGCAAATACCTGGCATGGCTTGGTATGGCAAAAGATGGCTTTGAAGCAGATAAAAACGATATCATCGTCCTGAATCGTTCTACCGGCACCCGTAGCAATCTTACCAAAGACTGGGATGGAACCGTTGCTTCCGTCTCCTGGAGTAAAGACAACAAACAACTGTTCTTCCTGGCGGTAGTAAAAGGTACGGAACAGCTGCACGAGATCACTCTGCAGAAAGATGTGGCCGCCACCAACGCCAGGCACATCCGTCAGATCACTGAAGGCGACTTTGATATCAATGGCATTGTCGGTCAGTCAGGCAATACACTGGTAGTATCCCGCACAGATATGAACCATGCAGCAGAACTCTATACACTACAGCTGCCAAAAGGCACAATGCAGCCGTTGACCACGGTCAACAAAGCAACGTACGACCAGACCAGCATGTGTAAAGTGGAAAAGCGCTGGATCAAAACGACAGACAATAAAGAGATGCTGGCGTGGGTGATATTTCCGCCCGATTTCGATCCTGCCAAGAAATATCCAACACTTCTATATTGCCAGGGTGGGCCACAGTCGGCACTTTCACAATTTTATTCCTATCGCTGGAACTTCCAGCTGATGGCCTCCCAGGGGTATATTGTTGTCGCTCCAAACCGTCGAGGTATGCCAGGTCACGGTGTAGAATGGAATGCAGCTATTAGTAAAGACTGGGGTGGACAACCTATCCGTGATTACCTGAGTGCTATAGACGCGGTAAGTCAGGAACCATATGTTGACAAATCCCGTCTGGGCGCTGTCGGTGCAAGTTACGGCGGATATTCTGTTTATATGCTGGCCGGTACGCATAACAACCGCTTTAAGAGCTTCATCGCGCATGACGGACTGTTTGATCTAAAAAGCTGGTATGGTACTACCGAAGAACTCTGGTTTGCCAACTGGGATATCGGTGCTTACTGGGATGCTGCCAATGCTAAGGTCTATAAGGAATTCAATCCTAGTGAATATGCCAACAAATGGAATACACCTATCCTCATCATACAGGGAGGTACTGACTTCCGTGTGGGCATCGAACAGGGCTTACAGGCCTTCCAGCTGGCACAGCTGAAAGGTATTAAGAGCAAACTACTCTATTTCCCTGAAGAGAATCACTGGGTGCTGAAAGCACAAAATGCACTGGTTTGGCAAAGAGAGTTCTTCCAGTGGTTGAAAGAAACCCTCTGA
- a CDS encoding Rieske (2Fe-2S) protein yields the protein MAKQYNWHRLSDLYAKEGEIGTLEVQGKKICYTRYQGQVYAFAYKCPHASGIMADGFMDDAGNVVCPLHRYRFNIKNGYNSSGEGFYLKTYPLEQRPDGLYIGLEKSSLFGW from the coding sequence ATGGCAAAACAATACAACTGGCATCGTTTATCAGACCTGTACGCGAAAGAAGGCGAAATAGGCACCCTGGAAGTCCAGGGGAAGAAGATCTGCTACACCCGTTATCAGGGGCAGGTTTATGCCTTTGCCTATAAATGTCCGCATGCCAGCGGCATTATGGCGGATGGTTTTATGGATGATGCCGGTAATGTTGTTTGTCCGCTACACCGTTACCGTTTTAATATAAAAAACGGTTATAACAGCAGTGGAGAAGGATTCTACCTCAAGACTTATCCCCTGGAGCAACGGCCAGATGGTCTTTATATCGGATTAGAGAAATCCAGTCTTTTCGGCTGGTAG
- a CDS encoding ArnT family glycosyltransferase — MTVYSISEKQVCRIMIGVLIFMHMTGLPITIMEPDGALYAGIAKHMVQHHDYLNLVADGHDWLDKPHFPFWMAALSYLLFGFTSFSYKLPAFLFLLLGVVYTYRFAKDLYGDKVALWAVCIFLSAEHLVISSTDVRAEPYLTGLIIASVYHLYKRQLLWGASFAACAVMTKGPFALVPIGFAFIGQYMCTRQWKELFHWRWLVAGLLILVFITPELYALYQQFDAHPEKVVFGQTDVSGIRFFFWDSQFGRFMNNGPIRGHGDPSFFLHTVLWAFLPWSLLLYVAVVNFIRKRRSATEYYCIGAALSTFLLFSLSKFQLPHYLNIIFPFFAILTSKYIVEDVREKFFRITQHILIGIMGVAIIAIWAFYRPEIHFWAVGLIVMMIAAFIWLPLTGTPRVFFRTCMAGVVLNLFLNGLFYPDVLRYQSGSTAAFYANKELKGGAIGCYGVNSYAMEYYLDAPLLRYDTIPGGPSLIFTNMEHRDSIIARGYQIREIKTFSQFPVTRLDLQFVNFFTRKSALDKRFLLLVETF, encoded by the coding sequence ATGACAGTCTATTCTATCTCTGAGAAACAAGTCTGCCGGATCATGATCGGTGTACTGATATTCATGCACATGACTGGTCTTCCTATTACTATTATGGAACCGGATGGCGCTCTGTATGCAGGTATTGCCAAGCATATGGTGCAACATCATGACTACCTGAACCTTGTGGCTGATGGACATGACTGGCTTGATAAGCCGCATTTTCCATTCTGGATGGCGGCGCTCTCCTATTTGCTTTTTGGTTTTACCAGCTTTAGCTATAAGCTGCCGGCATTTCTTTTCCTGCTGCTGGGGGTGGTATATACCTACCGGTTTGCCAAAGACCTGTACGGCGACAAGGTAGCATTATGGGCAGTTTGTATCTTCTTATCTGCGGAGCATCTGGTCATATCGAGTACGGACGTACGGGCGGAACCTTATCTGACAGGACTGATCATTGCCAGTGTATATCATTTGTATAAACGACAGTTGTTATGGGGCGCTTCGTTTGCTGCCTGTGCGGTAATGACAAAGGGGCCTTTTGCCCTTGTGCCTATTGGGTTTGCCTTTATCGGGCAGTATATGTGCACCCGGCAGTGGAAGGAACTGTTTCACTGGCGCTGGCTGGTGGCCGGCTTGCTGATCCTTGTTTTCATCACACCGGAATTATATGCTTTGTACCAGCAGTTTGATGCGCATCCTGAGAAAGTCGTGTTTGGACAGACAGATGTATCGGGTATCCGGTTCTTTTTCTGGGACAGTCAGTTCGGCCGGTTTATGAATAACGGACCTATTCGTGGGCATGGCGATCCTTCGTTCTTTCTGCATACGGTTTTATGGGCATTTCTGCCATGGTCTTTATTGTTGTATGTTGCTGTTGTCAACTTTATCAGGAAACGGCGTTCAGCGACGGAGTACTATTGTATTGGTGCGGCGTTGTCCACCTTTCTGTTATTCTCCCTTTCAAAGTTTCAACTACCGCATTATTTGAATATTATCTTCCCCTTCTTCGCGATACTCACGTCGAAGTATATAGTAGAAGACGTAAGAGAAAAATTTTTTCGTATCACGCAGCATATCCTGATAGGGATCATGGGTGTTGCAATTATCGCAATATGGGCTTTTTACAGGCCTGAAATCCACTTCTGGGCTGTAGGGTTGATCGTAATGATGATAGCGGCTTTTATATGGCTTCCTTTGACAGGAACGCCACGTGTATTCTTCCGCACTTGTATGGCAGGTGTCGTTTTGAATTTATTTCTGAACGGGCTGTTCTATCCGGATGTGCTCCGGTACCAGAGTGGAAGCACGGCGGCGTTCTATGCGAATAAAGAACTGAAAGGTGGAGCTATAGGATGCTATGGTGTGAATTCATATGCGATGGAATATTATCTGGATGCTCCTCTTCTTCGATATGATACTATACCTGGTGGTCCTTCTCTCATATTTACCAATATGGAACACAGAGATTCAATCATTGCCCGGGGGTATCAGATCAGGGAAATAAAAACCTTTTCCCAGTTCCCGGTGACCAGGCTGGATTTACAGTTTGTAAATTTTTTCACGCGGAAATCCGCTCTGGATAAGCGCTTTCTACTTTTAGTGGAAACTTTTTGA